Proteins co-encoded in one Polynucleobacter sp. MWH-UH19D genomic window:
- the tsf gene encoding translation elongation factor Ts, with amino-acid sequence MAAITAAMVGELRAKTDAPMMECKKALSEADGDMARAEEILRVKLGSKAGKAASRVTAEGIVASSINGTTGALLEVNCETDFVSKNDDFLAFANDCVKLVAEKNPADVAALLALPLNGSTVDEVRSALIGKIGENIMPRRFKRFAGGNKLVSYLHGTRIGVMVEFDGDEVAAKDVAMHVAAMKPVALSTADVPAESIAIERSVAVQKAAESGKPPEIVEKMVEGSIQKYLKEVSLLNQTFVKNDKQTVEQMLKAANTSVKGFTMFVVGEGIEKRQDDFAAEVAAQVAAASKATA; translated from the coding sequence ATGGCCGCAATTACCGCTGCAATGGTTGGCGAACTCCGCGCCAAAACCGATGCTCCAATGATGGAGTGCAAGAAGGCTTTGTCCGAGGCTGATGGTGATATGGCTCGTGCAGAAGAAATTCTGCGTGTAAAGCTTGGTAGCAAAGCTGGTAAAGCTGCTTCTCGCGTTACGGCTGAAGGCATCGTTGCATCCTCAATCAACGGCACTACCGGTGCTTTGTTGGAAGTGAACTGCGAAACGGATTTCGTTTCAAAGAACGATGATTTCTTGGCTTTTGCTAATGACTGCGTGAAGTTGGTAGCGGAAAAGAATCCTGCTGACGTAGCTGCTTTATTGGCATTACCTTTGAACGGCTCTACTGTTGATGAAGTCCGTAGCGCTCTAATCGGTAAGATCGGCGAGAACATCATGCCACGTCGCTTTAAGCGTTTCGCTGGTGGCAATAAGTTAGTTTCTTATCTACACGGTACTCGTATTGGTGTGATGGTTGAGTTTGATGGCGATGAAGTTGCTGCGAAAGATGTGGCAATGCACGTTGCTGCAATGAAGCCAGTGGCTTTGTCTACTGCTGATGTGCCAGCTGAGTCTATTGCGATTGAGCGTAGCGTGGCTGTTCAAAAGGCTGCTGAATCAGGCAAACCACCAGAGATCGTTGAGAAGATGGTTGAGGGTTCTATTCAGAAGTACCTCAAAGAGGTATCTCTCTTGAATCAAACTTTTGTTAAAAACGATAAGCAAACTGTTGAGCAAATGCTCAAAGCCGCCAATACCAGTGTGAAGGGATTCACGATGTTTGTGGTGGGCGAGGGCATTGAGAAGCGTCAAGACGACTTTGCTGCTGAAGTGGCTGCCCAAGTGGCCGCTGCATCTAAAGCGACTGCTTAA
- the rpsB gene encoding 30S ribosomal protein S2, giving the protein MSVTMRQMLEAGCHFGHQTRFWSPKMAPFIFGHRNKIHIINLEKTLPMFQDALKFAKQVAANRGTILFVGTKRQSREIIAEEATRAGMPYIDSRWLGGTLTNFKTVKGSLKRLKDMEVAKEAGDWEKLSKKEALTNDRELDKLQKALGGIKDLNGVPDAIFVVDVGYHKIAITEANKLGIPVIAVVDTNHSPEGVDYVIPGNDDSSKAVTLYARGVADAILEGRANAVQEVLTAVKEGEEEFVEEGKAE; this is encoded by the coding sequence ATGTCAGTAACGATGCGTCAAATGCTGGAGGCTGGTTGCCATTTTGGTCACCAAACTCGCTTCTGGTCCCCAAAGATGGCCCCATTTATTTTCGGTCATCGCAACAAAATCCACATCATCAACTTGGAAAAAACATTGCCAATGTTTCAGGACGCCCTGAAATTTGCAAAACAAGTTGCTGCTAATCGTGGCACGATTTTATTTGTCGGTACCAAGCGTCAATCTCGCGAGATCATTGCTGAAGAAGCAACTCGCGCAGGCATGCCTTATATCGACAGCCGTTGGTTAGGTGGCACGCTCACCAACTTCAAAACTGTTAAAGGTTCCCTCAAGCGTTTGAAGGACATGGAAGTTGCTAAAGAAGCTGGCGATTGGGAAAAGCTTTCTAAGAAAGAGGCTTTGACAAACGATCGCGAGCTCGACAAGTTGCAAAAAGCACTTGGCGGTATCAAAGATTTGAATGGCGTTCCTGATGCAATTTTCGTTGTGGACGTTGGCTATCACAAGATTGCTATTACTGAAGCAAATAAGCTTGGTATTCCGGTAATCGCTGTGGTTGATACAAACCATTCACCAGAAGGTGTTGATTACGTTATTCCTGGTAACGACGATTCAAGCAAGGCAGTCACCTTGTATGCACGTGGTGTTGCTGATGCTATTTTGGAAGGTCGCGCAAACGCAGTTCAAGAAGTATTAACTGCAGTTAAAGAAGGCGAAGAAGAGTTTGTTGAAGAAGGGAAAGCTGAATAA
- the map gene encoding type I methionyl aminopeptidase — MNSVFTAEKDIQGMREAGRLASEVLDHVTPHVKAGITTGELDRICHAYMRDIQKTIPAPLNYQPPGYPPFPASICTSVNDVICHGIPGDKVLKNGDVVNLDITVITPDGYYGDTSRMFMVGEVSVMAKRLTQITFECMWLGIAQVKPGASLGDIGHVIQTHAEKAGYSVVREYCGHGIGKVFHQDPQILHYGRPGTGEKLQAGMTFTIEPMINAGRREIRTMPDQWTVKTKDRSLSAQWEHTLLVTNTGVEVLTWSEGSNPPPDCVKGLSFRPSSVSA; from the coding sequence ATGAATAGTGTATTTACCGCAGAAAAAGACATCCAAGGGATGCGCGAAGCTGGTCGTTTGGCTAGTGAAGTTTTGGATCACGTTACTCCCCATGTCAAAGCGGGCATCACTACGGGTGAATTGGACCGCATTTGCCACGCCTATATGCGCGATATTCAAAAGACCATCCCTGCACCCCTCAATTATCAACCGCCTGGTTATCCACCCTTTCCAGCATCAATTTGCACATCCGTGAACGATGTGATCTGCCACGGGATTCCAGGCGACAAAGTACTTAAAAATGGTGATGTCGTGAATCTCGACATCACCGTTATTACTCCCGATGGTTACTACGGCGATACCAGTCGTATGTTCATGGTCGGCGAAGTTTCGGTGATGGCGAAACGGCTGACGCAAATTACTTTTGAATGCATGTGGCTTGGAATTGCCCAAGTAAAGCCGGGCGCATCACTTGGCGACATTGGTCATGTAATACAAACGCATGCAGAAAAAGCAGGGTACTCCGTTGTTCGCGAATACTGTGGCCATGGCATTGGCAAAGTATTTCATCAAGACCCGCAAATTCTTCACTATGGTCGCCCAGGTACCGGCGAGAAACTTCAAGCAGGAATGACATTTACGATTGAACCCATGATTAACGCTGGTCGTCGTGAAATTCGCACAATGCCTGATCAATGGACCGTAAAAACAAAAGATCGCAGTCTGTCAGCGCAGTGGGAGCACACCCTCTTAGTTACCAACACTGGCGTTGAAGTACTCACCTGGTCCGAAGGTAGTAACCCTCCTCCCGATTGCGTCAAAGGTCTTTCTTTTAGACCTTCTTCTGTTAGCGCCTGA
- a CDS encoding [protein-PII] uridylyltransferase, with protein MDVKGLHSARETAYAEFKKTQAVGKLTKQLSKLTDQLLTQLWNKCELNNLATLVAVGGYGRGGLFPYSDIDILILLPNKSEESEEVSKKVEQFIANCWDTGLEIGSSVRTVAECISESEQDITVRTSLLEARYLCGQKSSFKEFAKTFEAAMDPRSFFQAKLAEQIQRHYKYQNTPYSLEPNCKESPGGLRDLQVISWVSKAALLGNTFKDLHEAGLITKRELTELNRNQRLLETLRANLHLIAGRRQDVIAFDLQSPLAHAMGIEEESSRRASEAIMRRYYWAAKAVTQLNDVLLQNIEALLFPQESKTTHPIPGEENQFFIERQGVLDITDPQLFQRYPEQILRTFLVFAQTASVKSLSATIFRALYNARTKMDSKWRANPINRALFIEILKQPEGVSRAFHLMNRSSVLGRYLPAFRKIVGQMQHDLFHVYTVDQHILMVLRNVRRFMVLEYTHEFPFCSSLIARFEKPWLLVIAALFHDIAKGRGGDHSQLGKADMRKFAKEHGLDKKDTELLVWLVAEHLNMSQVAQKQDITDPDVVKAFAKKMGDERHLTALYLLTVADVRGTSPKVWNAWKGKLLEDLYRATLRVLGGAKPDASSELAQHQEESRAKLRLYGISDSSYEDLWKQLDVAFFLRQDSSDIAWLTRHLYNKVNTEQPIVRARLSPVGEGLQVAIYVKDQEDLFARICAYFERHGFSIWDARIHTTHHGYALDSFQISGSNLVDEGGSYRDLIQLVEFELTAALSNAEPLPNPSMGRLSRQSRIFPIQPRIHMTPDDRGRYYTLALSASDRTGLLYTISRVLAKHQVSIHSARINTLGERVEDVLLLDAANLGKNPKLQIQLETELLEALSA; from the coding sequence ATGGATGTAAAAGGCCTTCACTCTGCGCGTGAAACTGCATATGCCGAATTTAAGAAAACGCAGGCTGTAGGCAAACTAACTAAGCAATTAAGTAAGCTCACCGATCAATTACTCACTCAGCTTTGGAATAAATGCGAGTTAAATAATTTAGCCACGCTTGTAGCGGTTGGCGGTTATGGCAGAGGTGGATTATTTCCATACTCTGATATTGATATCTTGATTTTGCTTCCAAATAAAAGTGAAGAATCTGAAGAGGTATCCAAGAAAGTTGAGCAGTTTATTGCGAACTGCTGGGATACTGGATTGGAAATAGGCTCCTCCGTGAGAACGGTTGCGGAGTGCATCTCCGAGTCAGAGCAAGACATCACAGTAAGAACTTCCCTCCTCGAAGCCCGCTATCTTTGCGGGCAAAAATCATCATTCAAAGAATTCGCCAAGACCTTTGAAGCTGCCATGGATCCTCGATCCTTTTTTCAAGCAAAACTTGCCGAGCAGATCCAGCGTCACTACAAATACCAAAACACCCCTTATTCACTTGAGCCAAATTGCAAAGAGAGTCCTGGTGGTCTTCGCGATTTACAGGTCATCTCGTGGGTCAGCAAAGCAGCTCTGCTTGGTAATACCTTTAAAGATTTACATGAAGCCGGCTTGATTACCAAGCGAGAGCTCACGGAACTCAATCGCAATCAACGACTATTGGAAACTTTGCGTGCAAATTTGCATCTCATAGCAGGACGCAGACAAGACGTCATTGCATTTGATTTGCAATCACCCTTAGCCCATGCCATGGGAATTGAAGAAGAATCATCACGTCGTGCAAGCGAAGCCATTATGCGTCGCTATTACTGGGCCGCAAAAGCGGTGACTCAATTAAATGATGTGCTACTTCAAAATATTGAAGCACTGCTATTTCCGCAGGAGTCGAAGACCACTCACCCTATACCAGGCGAAGAAAATCAATTTTTTATTGAGCGCCAAGGTGTTTTAGATATCACCGACCCACAACTCTTCCAAAGATATCCAGAGCAAATTCTGCGGACCTTTTTGGTGTTTGCACAAACAGCTAGCGTTAAAAGTCTGTCTGCCACTATTTTTAGAGCCCTCTATAACGCTCGTACAAAAATGGATAGCAAGTGGCGTGCCAACCCAATTAATCGGGCGCTATTTATTGAAATCCTGAAGCAACCCGAAGGGGTCAGTCGAGCTTTTCATCTGATGAATCGCAGTAGCGTACTCGGAAGATACTTGCCAGCATTCAGAAAAATTGTTGGCCAGATGCAGCATGACTTATTTCATGTGTACACAGTTGATCAACATATCTTGATGGTGCTGCGTAATGTACGGCGTTTCATGGTGCTTGAATACACTCATGAATTTCCATTTTGCAGTAGCTTAATTGCTCGTTTCGAGAAACCTTGGCTACTCGTCATCGCAGCACTCTTTCACGATATTGCTAAAGGCCGCGGCGGAGATCACTCACAACTTGGCAAAGCGGATATGCGTAAGTTTGCCAAAGAACATGGTTTAGATAAAAAAGATACTGAGCTCTTAGTATGGCTAGTAGCCGAGCATCTGAACATGAGCCAAGTGGCCCAAAAACAAGATATAACTGACCCCGATGTGGTCAAGGCATTTGCCAAGAAGATGGGCGATGAACGCCATCTCACTGCGCTCTACCTTTTGACTGTGGCCGATGTCCGCGGCACCAGCCCTAAAGTGTGGAATGCATGGAAAGGAAAACTGCTTGAAGATCTCTATCGCGCAACCCTAAGGGTATTGGGTGGAGCAAAACCCGATGCCTCCTCAGAACTCGCACAACACCAAGAAGAATCTAGAGCCAAACTGCGGCTTTACGGAATCAGCGACAGTTCTTATGAGGATCTCTGGAAACAATTGGATGTCGCATTCTTCCTACGACAGGATTCATCCGATATCGCATGGCTGACGCGCCACCTTTATAACAAAGTAAATACAGAACAACCAATTGTAAGAGCCAGACTCTCTCCCGTTGGTGAAGGCCTACAAGTAGCTATCTACGTAAAAGATCAAGAGGATCTATTTGCCCGAATTTGTGCCTACTTTGAAAGACATGGCTTTTCTATTTGGGATGCACGCATTCATACAACGCACCATGGCTATGCTCTTGATAGTTTCCAGATTTCAGGAAGTAATCTTGTAGATGAAGGCGGCAGCTATCGCGATCTGATTCAGCTAGTTGAGTTTGAATTAACTGCCGCTCTTTCCAATGCCGAGCCTTTGCCAAACCCCAGCATGGGAAGGCTATCGAGACAATCTCGTATTTTCCCAATTCAGCCGCGCATTCACATGACGCCAGATGATCGGGGTCGTTATTACACTCTTGCTCTTTCTGCCAGCGATCGTACAGGCTTGCTTTATACAATCTCTAGAGTCTTAGCGAAGCACCAGGTTTCCATTCACTCTGCCAGAATTAATACCCTCGGAGAGCGTGTTGAGGACGTGCTGCTATTGGATGCCGCCAACCTTGGCAAAAATCCAAAGCTACAGATTCAGTTAGAAACAGAGTTGCTAGAGGCTTTAAGCGCCTAG
- the ligA gene encoding NAD-dependent DNA ligase LigA, producing the protein MSPNSPKNLAERYAFLQTELARLEHAYYVLDNPLLPDIEYDKLYRELLEIEATHPDWVTPQSLSQRVGGVALKEFDSVTHEVPMLSLNNAFEESELIAFDRRCREGLHAEHVAYAGELKFDGLAISLRYENGSLVRAATRGDGASGEDVTANIKTIRAIPLKLTGKDIPKVLEVRGEVFMYLKDFQKMNQQAAASGEKEFANPRNAAAGSLRQLDSKITAKRPLSFFAYGLGALEPQTWLPKTHEELLNKYVELGLPVCTERKVLHSVQEILNFYNAIGAKRDALPYDIDGVVYKVNSFAEQAKLGYVSRAPRFSLAHKYPAQEALTTVLGIDVQVGRTGAITPVARLSPVEVGGVTVTNATLHNEDEVRRKDVRIGDTVSVRRAGDVIPEVVSVIKDRRPSDAKPFQMPDHCPVCNSHIERLADEAVARCSGGLFCGAQRKQALIHFAHRRAMDIEGLGEKIVDQLVDQNLVRTPADLYRLGFTALANLERMGEKSADNLIQAINQSRNTTLARFIFALGIRHVGETTAKDLANHFQSMHALMDANMEELLSVKDVGPVVADSILSFMEEAHNREVIEQLLASGMQLAVEEKVISAAVAGKTFVLTGTFPTMTRDQAKDLLEKAGAKVAGSVSKKTDYVVAGTDAGSKLTKAEELGVPVIDEADMLNLLGA; encoded by the coding sequence TTGTCTCCCAATAGTCCGAAAAACTTAGCGGAGCGCTACGCTTTTCTGCAAACTGAATTGGCTCGCTTAGAGCATGCCTATTACGTTCTTGATAATCCTTTATTGCCCGATATTGAATACGATAAGCTCTATCGAGAGTTGCTAGAAATCGAGGCCACCCATCCAGATTGGGTAACGCCACAATCTTTATCTCAACGTGTTGGTGGTGTGGCGCTGAAAGAGTTTGATTCGGTAACGCATGAAGTTCCTATGCTTTCTTTGAATAATGCGTTTGAAGAGTCGGAGTTGATTGCGTTTGATCGCCGTTGTCGTGAAGGCTTGCATGCCGAACACGTGGCTTATGCTGGAGAATTAAAGTTTGATGGCCTAGCAATCTCTTTGCGTTATGAGAATGGCTCCTTGGTGCGTGCTGCTACCCGCGGAGACGGTGCGAGCGGTGAAGATGTCACTGCTAATATCAAAACGATTCGTGCAATTCCGCTGAAACTCACTGGAAAAGATATTCCTAAGGTCTTAGAGGTACGCGGTGAGGTTTTTATGTACCTCAAAGATTTCCAAAAAATGAATCAGCAAGCTGCTGCCTCAGGTGAGAAAGAGTTCGCAAACCCACGCAACGCTGCCGCTGGAAGTTTGCGCCAACTTGATTCAAAAATTACTGCAAAACGACCGCTATCATTCTTCGCTTACGGTCTTGGTGCTCTGGAGCCACAAACCTGGCTTCCCAAAACGCATGAAGAATTATTAAATAAATATGTTGAGCTAGGGTTGCCTGTATGTACAGAGCGCAAGGTCTTGCACTCTGTACAGGAGATTCTGAACTTTTATAACGCAATTGGAGCAAAGCGTGATGCATTGCCTTATGACATAGATGGCGTTGTCTATAAGGTGAATTCATTTGCTGAGCAGGCCAAGTTAGGCTATGTCTCGCGAGCTCCTCGATTTTCCTTGGCGCATAAATATCCTGCTCAAGAGGCACTCACAACGGTTTTGGGGATAGATGTGCAAGTAGGCCGAACAGGAGCTATTACTCCGGTGGCGCGCTTATCTCCAGTTGAAGTGGGGGGTGTTACTGTTACTAACGCCACTTTGCATAATGAAGATGAAGTGAGACGTAAGGATGTTCGAATTGGTGATACGGTTTCGGTAAGAAGAGCGGGTGATGTGATTCCTGAGGTGGTATCCGTTATTAAGGATCGTCGTCCTAGCGACGCTAAACCATTTCAGATGCCTGATCATTGCCCGGTATGCAATTCTCATATTGAGCGCTTGGCGGATGAGGCTGTGGCACGTTGTAGCGGCGGATTATTTTGTGGCGCCCAGCGCAAACAAGCGCTGATCCATTTTGCTCACAGAAGAGCTATGGATATTGAGGGCTTGGGTGAAAAAATTGTAGATCAATTAGTTGATCAAAATTTAGTTAGAACACCAGCGGATCTGTATCGACTAGGCTTCACTGCTTTAGCTAATCTTGAGCGCATGGGCGAAAAATCTGCCGACAATCTTATACAAGCAATTAATCAATCTCGAAATACAACCTTGGCTAGATTTATCTTTGCTCTGGGTATTCGTCATGTTGGTGAAACTACAGCCAAAGATTTAGCGAATCATTTTCAGTCCATGCATGCATTAATGGATGCGAATATGGAAGAGTTGCTCAGTGTTAAAGACGTTGGCCCTGTAGTGGCTGACTCCATCCTAAGTTTTATGGAAGAGGCTCACAATCGTGAAGTGATTGAACAGCTTTTAGCATCGGGCATGCAGTTAGCAGTAGAAGAGAAGGTGATCAGCGCCGCCGTGGCTGGAAAGACTTTTGTTCTAACGGGTACATTCCCAACCATGACTCGTGATCAAGCAAAAGATCTGCTTGAGAAAGCTGGCGCAAAAGTTGCTGGATCAGTATCGAAAAAAACAGACTATGTGGTTGCTGGTACAGATGCCGGCAGCAAGCTCACCAAAGCAGAGGAATTAGGTGTGCCCGTCATTGATGAGGCGGACATGCTTAATTTGCTAGGCGCTTAA
- a CDS encoding cell division protein ZipA C-terminal FtsZ-binding domain-containing protein — translation MSIEQIMTMLGLSDLQFALIAIGLLILILVAVLNWKYSRARRNAHEQNEYVIDDRLTREPSFAKGFADADISDRVEPKFSSATQTTISKAEKFAIDPRIDCVITLRFDEAISGAEILDEINTWTDLQSNASIRWICEGLNTERDAAEGWEDLRADASYSDLQLAIQLASRRGPIGVLELSDFCSRVQALANTLAAQIDMPSVNTMLESAKELDAMAAESDIQLSINVLFDEPYPWANFDALMRQRGFKLARNGRAYEFFSNGTLIFNSTDLDPNSPVTQLTLLLEIPLVAQDQRAFERMLGEGVEIAQAAHGRLVDDNGINLSESAVISIRQHLDGLYANLEKSGIAAGSSTASRLFS, via the coding sequence GTGAGCATAGAACAAATCATGACGATGTTAGGTTTGTCTGATTTACAGTTTGCATTGATTGCTATCGGTTTGCTGATATTGATATTGGTGGCGGTACTGAATTGGAAATACTCCCGCGCCCGCCGTAATGCGCATGAGCAAAACGAATACGTAATTGATGATCGCCTTACTCGTGAACCCTCCTTTGCAAAAGGGTTTGCTGATGCGGATATAAGTGATCGTGTTGAGCCTAAGTTTAGTAGCGCGACTCAAACAACTATCTCTAAGGCAGAAAAATTTGCAATTGATCCCCGGATTGATTGCGTCATCACACTGCGCTTCGATGAGGCGATCTCTGGTGCTGAAATTCTTGATGAAATTAATACTTGGACTGATTTGCAGTCCAATGCATCCATACGATGGATCTGTGAAGGCCTTAACACTGAGCGCGATGCCGCAGAAGGTTGGGAAGATCTTAGAGCGGACGCCTCCTATTCTGATTTGCAGTTAGCAATTCAGTTGGCAAGTCGACGTGGTCCAATTGGTGTTCTAGAGCTGTCAGACTTTTGTTCTCGAGTCCAAGCCTTAGCAAATACCTTGGCAGCTCAAATAGATATGCCAAGCGTCAACACGATGCTCGAGAGCGCTAAAGAATTAGATGCAATGGCTGCTGAGAGCGATATTCAGCTAAGCATCAATGTTTTATTTGATGAACCTTATCCATGGGCAAATTTCGACGCCCTGATGCGACAGCGCGGTTTTAAATTAGCTCGCAATGGACGTGCATATGAATTTTTTAGCAATGGTACCTTAATTTTCAATAGCACTGATCTAGATCCAAATTCACCTGTTACACAATTAACTTTGTTGCTCGAAATTCCTTTGGTCGCTCAAGATCAGCGTGCTTTTGAGCGCATGTTAGGTGAGGGGGTTGAGATTGCCCAAGCGGCACATGGCCGATTGGTAGATGACAATGGAATTAATCTAAGCGAATCGGCTGTGATTAGCATTCGTCAGCATCTAGATGGTCTCTATGCCAATCTTGAGAAGTCTGGTATTGCAGCAGGCTCTTCTACTGCCAGTCGACTCTTTAGCTAG